Below is a window of Malus domestica chromosome 13, GDT2T_hap1 DNA.
TATTTGAAGATGTTCTAAGCctttaaattaatatttgttaTTCATCTTTTGACATCTCTCATTTGGGGATAATGTGCtaggtgaaaagaaaaaaaaagaaaaaaaaaagaaaaaaaaaagaaaacgaaaaaaggagaaaattcGTTCATAAATTAGTTGAGAGCAGTTTCGTCTTTTCCTTTCCCTCCATCCCTGTATTAATGCCGTATTAATGCCGCGTAATCCTTTGTAATTATTGTCGCTTCAACTCCGAccctctattctctctctctctctctctctctctcaacaccAACCATCAAAACCCCAGCTCCTAAATCCATTTTCCTCTTTCCGATTTTAAAAACAGCAAATGTACCCAGTTTGCTatatcttttcttcttttgcatGTTCATGTTCATGTtcgtttttcatttttcatatcCCTTCGTCAGCTTTGGCTctcagatttttattttcttcaatactGTATGCTAGTTGTTTGTCAAAAGTACACGGAATAACCATATTAATATGTGAAATTATTTGTTTATGTGGCGAGGAAACGGATATTGCGTTGGTTTGATCATTGTAAATCGTTTCTCCATTGATAATCAGCTTTGCACCATGTTGTCAGGCTAACTTTTATTATGAAAACCTGATGATGGTTCATATTTGTGATGATACGCGATCTTGTTGGTTTCGGATGTTCTTGAATGGTGACTTTTATGAAGACAGAAATTATGGATATCACCCGTCAAGGAATTTGTACAGAGTCCAGCAATTTGGAATTTAATGTCAAGTTCACTCTGGAATTTGTTCTGAAAGAAGAATTAGAAGGTATGTCATGGAGGGCCAGAGAGTGTTCGTAGGTGCATCATGGGATGAATTTTAAAGAtagatttatttatttgttttgagcATTGTTTGGTTAAAAACATTTTGGAATTATTATTTTCATCAAGGACTTAAAGCTGAAAGGCGATGGGGTGTTCATAGATAAGCTTTAGATGAAGTGGAACTTCTTTTGAGACCATGACTGGTGAGGTTCCTGGTACTTCTGGTCGACAGTTTTGCAGAGATACAACCAATGATGTTCGAAGTGACAGAAATGCTGCGGACGAAAATTTGACTAATATTTGTCTACAGACCGGTGAGGAATTTTCAATGGAGTTTCTGCAGGATCGTATTGCACAAAGAAGATTAGCCCCTGTACTGACTGGCATTGATCTGCGCCAGTCTGAAAGGTTGGGTTCTAATATACACCAAAACCCTAAACTGCTTTACGAGGATCTTGGTAGCGTTATGGGGATGAAGAGAATAGATTCCGATTGCAGTTCAGAGTTCTCGGATTTTAGTCCAGTTGCTCCAAAAGGTTTTCTAGCGGACACAGAGAAAAATGTTTATCCTAGTAACATGAGCAGATACCACTGGGAATATGGTGCCATGGGAAAAGCATCGAGTAAGTTTGCTGATGAAGTTAATCGCGATCGGGTTATTCCAAGACCAACTACTCCACCTTTTTATGTTGTGGACTCCCCTCAATCATACACTCCTTATGGTCAAGTATTTGCTGAAGGTTCTTTCTCTTTCAAAATGAAATTTCTCTGCAGCTTTGGGGGAAGAATATTACCTCGGCCCAATGATGGGAAACTCCGATATGTAGGTGGAGATACACGGATTTTATCTATTCGCGAAGGCACCAATTTTGAGGAACTAATGAAGAAGACATTTGTAATTTGCAACCAACATCACACCATCAAGTACCAGCTTCCCGGTGAGGATCTTGATGCACTTGTATCCGTTTGTTCCGATGAGGACCTTCTTCATATGATAGAGGAATATCATGAGCTACAGAGAACAGAGGGTTCTCAAAGACTGAGGCTCTTCCTTGTACCTTTAACTGAAACAGAGAGCCCAAGTTCTGTCGAGGCAAGGGTAACACATCCAATCGGTGCTGACTGCGAATTTGTTTTCGCTGTTAATGGTATGTTAGACCCAAGTCCTCAGAAAAGCTCTAGCGAGCAAAGTTTGGCCAGCCAGAATGGAAATCCATCAGATTATAGTCCAACCTTTCATAGAGACTCTCCTACCGGTGCATATTTTGAGACCAAAGACTATAGCCCTTGTTCCTCAAGTGCAGTGGGCACATTAACTAAACCTGCTCCTCAGTTCTTAGCTACTCTTCAGATCCCAAAGAAGTCTTTTAATCAATCCCCTCCCATATCCCCGGTTCCACTTCAACACAGAGATCCCAAGAGTTCCAATGTGCAGCTTTATTTGGACCAATCATATTGTGACGGTAATGCAGGCATTGCTCCTTATGGTATGGAAAAATATCCATGTGACAATACCTATTATCTTGATGCGGGAGGTTATAACAATAATCTGCATCACGGGCCTCCATTGttaaatcatcatcatcataaccaATATTTGGCTGAAACTTATAGGGCTAAAAAGTCTCACATTCTGCACTCCCACAATCGTAGTTTTAGCGAAAATTTTGTGCCTTCTGCACAGTATGGCAAAAGTGGTATGGAATCTGAGAGACTTGTGATTCTGGAAAAGGCCCTCCATTCGGAAAAGTCTCTCTCTCGTCCTGAAGATAGAGAGGGACTATCTTCAGGGTCTGGGGAAAGAGATGCTTCTTACCACAGAATAATGCATGCAGTACTTTCTGACTCTCAGTTGCAGGAACATGTTCAGAGGTACACCGAAGGAGAAGTTATCCCAGTGTCCTCACTGAAATACAGACTAGAAAAATCACCTTCATTGAAGATACAAAGGTCCTCGCAAGAACGGTCTGTGCAACAGGAAGTGATTCTTGATGGGAAACATCAAATTGCTAAACATGGTAATCAATTCACGATCAGGAAACCTGACCAATGTAAAGAGGAACGAGGTCTGGAGATGTTGAACCAGACGGACAGGAATGACACTGGTGCTGATAAAAAATGGAAATACTTTGAAGGAAATGTTGAAGTTACATCAAATGATATTGTCATAGAATTTAAGAAGGAACAAAATGCAAACTGCCTTCTCAGTGATTGCTTAGCCATGGAACATTCACAGTTCCCTGAAAGTGGGATTTTTGGTTCATCAAACCCTGAAACTGAAGGTTCTGAAGATACTACGGGCCCCCAAGGCTATGGATTTGACACAACTTCTCAGTTTTCTCTTAGGAACCAAAACTGTACTAGAGATCAGCAGTGTGCTACAGTTGAGACGGTAAGCAGTCAAACAGTTTCTCATCAGTCACGTGAACGACTACCTGTTGCATCTCAGGAGTTCTTAGTCTCAACATCTGTAAGTACTCAGCCCtttgagtttatttatttattgcttTGAATCTCTGCCTCAAGTCTCctgatatttttatttcaacTGTTGGAACCTGTTCAGAAATTGGCTACAACTGCTGCACCAGACAGAGAATTTTCTCTCCATGATAAGGAGTCAAGAAATTATCCTGAGTATTTGGTTGAAAACATATGTCTCAACAAACAGTTTTCTGAAGTAACCAACTGTGAAGGTGCTCTCCCTGCCCAATCACAGCCACTGGATAATCGGCATGACAACAAGGTGACGGACTCAGTGATAATTGTAGAAGACTTGACTAATAATACACCACCCGGTATCCCTGCCTCCAAAGTGGTCTATAATGTTTCGCATATAGAAGATGAGGCCAGTGATGATTGTTCATCAACTGGAGAAACAGAGACTGGAAGTTCAGCTACAGCATCTGATAACAAGGTAAGCTCCCTATTAAAATTTGAGCAATGATTTTATGGAACTTTTCGATGGTAAACTTGAAGTCCTATTTTCTATTTTATAGGCTGTGACAGCTGACGGAAGTCATAGGCATGGCACTATTAGCGATGTTGCAATAGCTGAAATGGAAGCAGGCATCTATGGTTTGCAGGTTGAGAACTACTATCTTGATTGATATATTCATGATCGGATGTTAATTCTCTCTTCTCTACATATTATGAATGCTTAGTTTGTTTCTCTACCATGCAATTTTGTTTTTCGTGCAACTCTCTTATACCATCTTTAATGTAAAATCATCTACCCTATATACAGATCATAAAGAATGATGATCTCGAAGAACTGCAAGAGTTAGGATCTGGTACATATGGAACTGTCTATCATGGAAAGTGGAGAGGAACAGATGTTGCAATTAAGAGGATAAAAAAGAGTTGTTTCTCCGGCAGATCATCAGAGCAAGATCGACTGGTTAGTCTTCAATTTTCGGAATTTCATATCTAATTACAGTACATATTGGGATCATTTGTAATGTAAATTATATCATAATGTGCAGGCTATTCACAAccaaaaactaaagaaaactaTTCAATTATATACTAAACTTATGTTACAGCTTCCCAATGCCTCGAGATATGCATACAAAATATCTTGGGGTTAAATGTAGATCCAACATTTTGAATATTTTCACAATGAAAACGCAAACATCCCTTGTTTTGACAGACTAAGGACTTCTGGAGAGAGGCAAAGATTCTGTCAACCCTTCACCATCCCAATGTTGTAGCATTCTATGGAGTGGTGCCTGATGGGCCTGGGGGGACGTTAGCAACTGTAGCTGAATTCATGGTGAATGGATCGTTGAGGCATGTCCTAATAAGGAAAGATAGGTTAGTTGATCCATCTTTGTTTTGATCAATATATCCTCTGACATGAAAAAGATTTATGCAGTCTTCAGATTCGTCATGCAGAGTGCTTGATCGTCAAAAGAGGCTCATATTCTTAATGGACACAGCTTTTGGCATGGAGTATTTGCATTTGAAAAATATTGTTCACTTTGATTTGAAGTGTGACAATTTACTAGTTAATTTGAGGGATCCCGAACGGCCCATATGCAAGGTAATTTGTTCAATACAAAATTTAGCATACCCTTCTTGTCTTCtgtattttttacttttttattttttatttttgacaatGGATTCAGACATAATTACTAGTTTCGCTatgtttttcaattaaaaagtaGTTCTTTTAAAAATAGTCCTTTTATTCACCAGGCAAGAATGCCTCTTTGTACATGGAAGGTACTATACAGTTCTCCTTGGTGGTTATATTATGCTTTGCAGGTTGGAGATTTTGGTTTATCAAGAATTAAGCGCAACACACTAGTATCTGGTGGTGTTCGAGGAACCCTTCCGTGGATGGCACCAGAACTATTAAATGGTAGCAGTAACCGGGTCTCTGAGAAGGTTAGGAACTTGGAATATCATTTTTATGAATGGGGCTGAGCAAATCATGCCTAAAAATTTTAACTTGATCATGTGGCTGTCCATTCTTTGACAGGTTgatgtcttctcatttggtaTTGTAATGTGGGAGATCCTGACTGGGGAGGAACCGTACGCTAACATGCACTGTGGTGCTATCATAGGTAAGTTTTTCTAGCATATTGCTTAAAGAGTGGTTTTATCTAAATTTATTCTTAAACGCGTTGAGAAACTTCATTCTGCCTAAATGTAGTATGAAAAACGTATGATTTCAGCATCCCTGCATAAACTGTTACCTTCCACTTTGAAACTTGATTTGTTATTGTTTTATCTGAATTACTGAATTTCTATTTTCATCAACTTCCATTGAAGGGGGAATTGTAAATAACACACTGAGGCCTTCTATTCCAAAGCGCTGTGATTCTGAATGGAAAAAACTAATGGAACAGTGCTGGTCGCCGGATCCTGCTGATCGTCCATCATTCACAGAGATAACACATAGGCTGCGTGACATGTCAATGGCACTCCAGAAAAAGCGGCCCAGTCTTGCAAGTAGATGAAACGTAAAATCGCATGTAAGTCAGACTCACTAACATAGAAATAGTTTCGGCATAATACAATCACTATCCCTGTAAATTTTGACCTTCGTAGAATGAATACATGAACGAAATCTATAAATTCCCTTTAGTTCGAACTTGGCATATTAAGGAGTTAAGTTGTTGGTGTcaaaattcacatttttcatcttttcattTGATATTACAACTTTGAAACATTCCTATACACAATTTTGTTATCTGGATACTGGAAGTATTTTATGGTGCGGTTTGTAGTCAGAAAAAGTATACATGCTTAAAACATGTTTTGTGGAATTTGTTATAAATTGTGCATTCTAAGCAAATCGTTACACaccaagaagaaagatgatgaAAAGAAGAAGCTTTCTGAATTTGACAAATCGTTTTCCATTTAGATATATGATGTTCTTGTTCATATACCTTCATATACAAACCCCAGCAAACTATGCGTTGAAGCTTAGCAAGTGGGAAATATGTTGTTCTTCATCATCGCCACTTCCTATCAATATCTGTCGGACTGATTGTCTTCTCTATATCATCTTCTTGAAAAACTGATACacaaaaggaaaacaaataCTAATTAACATCTATGTTTAGTGGCTAATCCTATCCTAAATAAATGCCTACGCATTATAAGAAGCATAGGCATATATTACTCAATGATCGATCGATACACAGATCGACAACGCTATAATATGGAATATAATTACTACTTTTTATGTAGTTCATCAATGCATCGTGGTTTGCTTGGTTTCTTATGGAATGGAAGCCAAGTCCCACAAAAAACTCAAACATTAGACATGCTCGCTCATTCACATTGTGTTGCaagcaaggtattaaatatcggtaatatcggaaatatcggtagtctgaaaacacggaaatatcgatggaaatatcgggataatatcgatatcgataaaaattacatggaaaccacggaaattgtaagaaaaacttggaaatttttattgaaactttgcaggatgtttatttagtcaattatctattagtttatcacaaaaaattggaaggaaatgcattgcatgatggatttaacattatcaagttgattatatagcgagctgacaaacattgtgagtgtagaaaatatgtagtaattaatgaaagaagtctaaacacaccataatcatttatatataataaattagtacaatattttacactttatacattgcatggtaagatacatgagtgacttagtaccacatagagttcctatgaggttcaaatttttcactatcttcatcatctctatgtccATACCTAAATGTTTCTCTATCATAAATAACTAATGTAGCACACATAAATCATCACCAACCATCAAGGCATGACTACATCATAAATCATAATATATTAACATATGAGTATACTATGTTAGGCATACCATTGTTGAAATTAAGTAAAACCAAACGATGAAGatcattggatttttttttaagagattaAACAAGCATCGGTTATCAAACCATATTATGATATCCTTTTCAATTTCACACCAAGCACAAAAGCATATAAGTTCCAAAACTTACTCTATGTAACAAACTCAAATATCAATTTTACACCAGCCATATTGGAGCCTTCACACGTTCCAAATTATTTAGAAGACTTAAATTGTTTTATCAACAAGATAATGAGCATTCAAATGTAAATACCTAATGTAGCAAATTAACATAACTACGTAGATAAAACTTGGATAAAATCAACTACCTAAATCATAAAACACACctcacaaaaatataaaattcatcCTATATATTTTGATCACCCTCTAatcttatttaattaaaaaaaaactactccCCCAAAACTCACACTGCCATTTGCACCAAACCACATTATCCATCATTcgaagaaaacaaattaaaacacacaaaccAACAAAAGGTCGATGACATATCACTGAACACTCCAGCTCCTCTCTCACCATGCAGACTCTCACTCTCCACGCATCCAACAGGTGTCCCTGACTCCCTCCACGTGTCCCCTCCACCGATGTCTTTCTCTTCCTTTAAACCCAAACCctcctcctcatcttcttctcactCTCATTTCGCGACCTCCGCCGACAACAAGCACAGATCTCCCacgtctctcgatccttctcccacacacacatacacacacgcacagagacccaaggtctctcgatccttctcccactcccacacacacacacagagacccACATCGGCAGATCGGCTTCTACTTCTCCCTCGTCGCCGccgtctctctcctttctctctgcaccgagggtccgagacccacatacacacacgcacacccatcatcatcagcaacctcgtctttctccctctccttctcgtctctgcaactcggcgaactccggcgaggccgtgggtgtcgactcactttccgaacacctccgacCGTTTCACGGCAAACTTCATATATAAAAACGTTCATCTtgtcttctatttcattttcatacctagatcggagtctagggtccTGTTTTACACTctgccggagcttctacagctctggcgttcttctccgagtaTTCCCattccgatattatcgataatttcgataatatcgcgatattatcccgaaaaccatttggatagtGAAAAAAATTTCGGTTCCcctaaaaaccgataatatcggcgatatatcgccgatattattggCATTTCGGACCATGGTTGCAAGCTATTGGATGCCACATGTAGGGTTAGCTAATTGCTTTGCTATAATACGTATTTGTTTAAACATTTACCATTGTcatttagtactatggtctagtggtgTTCCTCTTTGCTTGTAAGTGAGCGGTCTTTGATTCGATTCTCgcaaaaaatgaatttgaaccacattattgctagctcattatgagaCTTAGCTCACTCCCCCACCCCTTAGTatggataatattgtttgttaaaaaaaaaaaagaaaaaaaaaagggagaagaaCACATGTACATGACGATAACCAATTGAGGTCATCTATATATAATGTCCTTTAAgagaagggatccccattttttgaaaaaaaaaagtagggaTTAATTGTGCAACCCACTCCAGATCAAACTTCAACGATCTAAAtcgtttattttgtaagtctggATTCATAGACTatctttgcaaaaattcaattcaatccaaaaccaTTTGTGCCTATTTAATTGTCAcgataaaatttcaatgtttcttaAAACATAGTATTCGTCAAATTTTTAAGACTCAATTTAATTGCCCCAAATatttccaatttagctaatattttgtaaggataaTCCATGAGgtgtaacttgaaaaatagagaaTTATGATAGTTGAATTTCGATGTAGTGTGAGCTTTACAACTAATTCCCATCTCTTTGGAAAAAATAACGATCACTCTACTTAAAGGCTTTGCCTATATATATGCTCCGGCAATTGCGAAATATTTTGTGGGACTTGCATGTTAGCttgtttaattaataatttatttagtCAAAGGTCAATAGATTCTTTACTAATTAGCCATATATTAATGATCATCATTTGTTTTGGACATaatcaataaaatatttataataattaGACATTGGTCAATGAAGCATGTCACATAGGTTTAGACTAATTAGAAAATAACTATTCAACCACTCTCACTTCAATTTATAGTGTTCCTtctctcctccttctctttTTCCTTATCTACTCCCTTCTCTTGACTTTCTCTTAtgtctctctttctccttctatCTCTTCACTCTATGATGTCCTCTCATCCCCTCTCTCCCATATTTTTCTCCTATGAAGAAGAAAAGGTCATTGATAATGGCGAGTAGCACCAGCTCCCAACGGCTCAGTCGATCAGTGATTATGACATCATGATTGACATAATTTCTTGCTGAACCATCAACGACCTCCACGAGAACGTGAAGCGGATGGTAGCAACGAGTTTTGGGAAGGAGTAGTCACACATCAGCAACCGAAGAGAGTTTCTAGAAGAAAGCTTGTCGGGATTAAGGTCGTAAAAGTTAAACTTGAGTATTGATGAGGCTTAGAAGACGTCATGGAATGAGCTTAAGGATGAAATGGAGCGATGATTCAAATCTGCGAAATTCGTGCTTCGAATTTTCTgccatttttgttatttaattttgtatttgaaTTTGTGTTTGGATTGGTGGAAGGCAATGCTTGCATCTGTAGGAAACTTGAAGACAATTCATAAGCAAACATAACTAAAAAAATGGAAACTGCATTGCAGAGTATGATCTTAATGTAAAATCAAACACAGAAACAGACACTGCATTGCATTAAAAGGtttgaatccaaatgtaaaagcGAAACCAGAAATAGACACTGCATTGCAAAGTCTGAACTTAATGTAAAAGCAAAACCAAATTTAGAGACTACAACGCTGAGTCTAAACCTGAAAGTATAGGGTAAACCAGAAATGAACACTACAATGTAGCATctaaatccaaatgtaaaaaaaaacaaaatcaggaAATAGACATTATTGCAGTTTCTGAATCCATAGAGTCGCGTGATGAATGAAGTATAGAGATGTGTGAGTGATGTGTGGGATTGACCTAAATGGACATTGCAACGCAACACCAAGATCTAAATGtagaaaacaaaatagaaaatagACATTGCAATGCATTGTCTAAATCCACAAAGTCGCACAAGGTGTGAAACATATTAGACGTGGGAGTGATGCATGAGATTTAcctaataagaaataaaaaaacttgaaCGTTGCCAGTTGTTATGCATGAATTAGTAAATATTGTTTGTTTGATGTCTTATAGACTATAGTGTATCAgaagtgtttgtaccatacttgacaaatcccgaaactactgagcactggtcaacgttatatcgtcaaggacccagaatagtctccctcaaaccaggaggccaatcacaatgcgacacgtgtcgacatcagaagccaatcatagcgggACATGTGTTagcatcagaagccaatcacaacatgacacgtgtcaatgtcagaatgaaactagaaactctcttctataaatagagatcattctctcacaatatttcctaatgtcatttgtactaaatcattcactagtactcactaaaggagagcttgaacctatatacttgtgtaaacccttcacaattaatgagaactcttctactccgtggacgtagccaatctgggtgaaccatgtatatcttgtatttgtttccctgtccctatccatttacatacttatccacactagtgacaggagcaatctaacgaaggtcacaaacttaacactttttgttgtaccaaagtcctcactgattttgtgcatcaacaagaagCTTCACTGGCATATTTACAATTACAATATATTTTATTGTGTTATAAACtttctagtttaagtgtgattgtgtaaatcctagattaaatttgattctagttattctttcctatatggacttgtattccttggggatgaaggatttcttctctttcttagtactataaataaaggcactactATGTAGGGAGgaataacacacacattcctttacacaattctacaaacacatctcttttttttttctctctaccGCTGGCCCCCTTCCCATTGTCaaataaaataggctacaacacgttatcagcacgttcctaccgctgcgcttaggaatctaaCGTGGAAGCTTtatgcatcaaaccagttcatccatatcatcacgcaatcagatTCTTCCAAAACAACAATTTGTATCTAGATATTTTTGCAATCCTGATAGCataaacattcaccataatgcatgacccaactttacgtttttcgaattttagattctacataaattgtgtatgcattatattcataattgttgaattatgtgaatttgatattgtcatgaattgcatcaaataaatgctcatgcattaaattatatatcatatatgccttgaattaattgaaaaaaaaaagaaaaaaataatttgcaAACGTAATCTAGGTTTTTCGAACCTTAACCCGAGCCCACAACCAAAGCCCGAAGCTCACAACTTCTGGAACTcaacccaaaaataccctaatgCCCTTCCCGACGTCACACGCATGGCCTACAGCCATTCCCAGCCACTACAGTTGCCATCCCCGACGACCTGCAATTGTCGCCAAACTTATTTTTGGCTAAGATTGGTCTAAATCTCCCCGaattttgaaaaaccaaattcaaattctaagtttttgtttttgtttttggatgtCGAGACCCTTCTCCGTCACTCCATCCAAGTTCCATGTCAAGCCCTTGACT
It encodes the following:
- the LOC103424182 gene encoding uncharacterized protein — encoded protein: MTGEVPGTSGRQFCRDTTNDVRSDRNAADENLTNICLQTGEEFSMEFLQDRIAQRRLAPVLTGIDLRQSERLGSNIHQNPKLLYEDLGSVMGMKRIDSDCSSEFSDFSPVAPKGFLADTEKNVYPSNMSRYHWEYGAMGKASSKFADEVNRDRVIPRPTTPPFYVVDSPQSYTPYGQVFAEGSFSFKMKFLCSFGGRILPRPNDGKLRYVGGDTRILSIREGTNFEELMKKTFVICNQHHTIKYQLPGEDLDALVSVCSDEDLLHMIEEYHELQRTEGSQRLRLFLVPLTETESPSSVEARVTHPIGADCEFVFAVNGMLDPSPQKSSSEQSLASQNGNPSDYSPTFHRDSPTGAYFETKDYSPCSSSAVGTLTKPAPQFLATLQIPKKSFNQSPPISPVPLQHRDPKSSNVQLYLDQSYCDGNAGIAPYGMEKYPCDNTYYLDAGGYNNNLHHGPPLLNHHHHNQYLAETYRAKKSHILHSHNRSFSENFVPSAQYGKSGMESERLVILEKALHSEKSLSRPEDREGLSSGSGERDASYHRIMHAVLSDSQLQEHVQRYTEGEVIPVSSLKYRLEKSPSLKIQRSSQERSVQQEVILDGKHQIAKHGNQFTIRKPDQCKEERGLEMLNQTDRNDTGADKKWKYFEGNVEVTSNDIVIEFKKEQNANCLLSDCLAMEHSQFPESGIFGSSNPETEGSEDTTGPQGYGFDTTSQFSLRNQNCTRDQQCATVETVSSQTVSHQSRERLPVASQEFLVSTSKLATTAAPDREFSLHDKESRNYPEYLVENICLNKQFSEVTNCEGALPAQSQPLDNRHDNKVTDSVIIVEDLTNNTPPGIPASKVVYNVSHIEDEASDDCSSTGETETGSSATASDNKAVTADGSHRHGTISDVAIAEMEAGIYGLQIIKNDDLEELQELGSGTYGTVYHGKWRGTDVAIKRIKKSCFSGRSSEQDRLTKDFWREAKILSTLHHPNVVAFYGVVPDGPGGTLATVAEFMVNGSLRHVLIRKDRVLDRQKRLIFLMDTAFGMEYLHLKNIVHFDLKCDNLLVNLRDPERPICKVGDFGLSRIKRNTLVSGGVRGTLPWMAPELLNGSSNRVSEKVDVFSFGIVMWEILTGEEPYANMHCGAIIGGIVNNTLRPSIPKRCDSEWKKLMEQCWSPDPADRPSFTEITHRLRDMSMALQKKRPSLASR